A single region of the Tigriopus californicus strain San Diego chromosome 8, Tcal_SD_v2.1, whole genome shotgun sequence genome encodes:
- the LOC131885806 gene encoding b(0,+)-type amino acid transporter 1-like, whose amino-acid sequence MKRIKRNSEGGGGDAKPVKLRRRVDLFSGIALIVGTMIGSGIFVSPAGLLERTQSIEYSLAVWVACGVLSMLGALAYAELGTMITSSGAEYSYFMVAFGPFPAYMFSWVSTIIIKPSQLAIICLSFAEYVVEAFAYECPPSPFVLKLIGITTVALVTLINCLSVRLATTIQNVFCFCKLLAIFIIIAGGAYKMIQGNVDIFADSKGEQPSLGNLAVAFYSGLWAYDGWNNLNYVTEEIVNPKRNLPLSILIAIPLVTLCYVLVNIAYLTVMSPSEMIISDAVAVTFGSRILKGFSWIMPLSVAISTFGSANGTIFAAGRLCYVASREGHLLDILSYVHRKNLTPAPALIFHALIAQVLIFGGNIEGLIDFFSFTVWIFYGMSMFALLLLRKTKHDIARPYKVPLFVPIIVLVASVYLVLAPIIDNPKIEYIYSILFMVAGAVLYVPFVLYRIRLPFLGKITQKIQLIMKLVPPTSMPDC is encoded by the exons ATGAAAAGAATAAAGAGGAACAGTGAAGGAGGCGGTGGGGACGCCAAACCCGTCAAGCTTCGTCGACGAGTCGATCTCTTCAGTGGGATCGCTTTAATTGTTGGCACAATGATAG GTTCTGGCATTTTCGTCTCTCCCGCGGGTCTCTTAGAGCGAACACAATCCATTGAGTATTCCTTGGCAGTATGGGTCGCTTGCGGGGTCCTATCCATGTTAG GTGCTCTGGCGTACGCAGAGTTAGGCACCATGATCACGTCTTCCGGTGCCGAGTACTCTTACTTCATGGTGGCTTTTGGGCCCTTCCCGGCCTACATGTTCAGTTGGGTgtcaaccatcatcatcaaaccCTCGCAATTGGCCATCATCTGCTTGAGCTTTGCAGAATATGTGGTCGAGGCTTTCGCCTACGAGTGTCCTCCCTCGCCTTTCGTACTCAAACTCATCGGCATCACCACTGTTG CTCTGGTGACTCTGATTAACTGTCTCAGCGTCAGATTGGCCACGACCATTCAGAATGTCTTTTGTTTCTGCAAATTACTCGCCATTTTCATTATTATTGCAGGGGGAGCGTATAAGATGATTCAAG GCAATGTGGACATTTTTGCGGACTCCAAGGGGGAGCAACCCTCTCTTGGGAATCTGGCCGTCGCTTTCTATTCGGGTCTCTGGGCTTACGATGGGTGGAACAACTTGAACTATGTCACCGAGGAGATCGTCAATCCCAAGAGGAATTTACCTCTATCCATTTTGATCGCCATTCCGTTGGTGACTTTATGCTATGTCCTAGTCAATATCGCCTATTTGACAGTGATGTCCCCTTCGGAGATGATCATCAGCGATGCCGTGGCCGTG ACGTTTGGATCGAGAATTCTGAAGGGTTTTTCGTGGATCATGCCCCTTTCGGTAGCCATTTCGACCTTTGGCTCGGCCAATGGAACTATTTTCGCTGCAGGAAG ACTTTGTTACGTGGCAAGTCGTGAAGGTCATCTCCTGGACATCCTATCTTATGTCCACAGGAAAAATCTGACCCCTGCACCGGCATTAATTTTCCAC GCCCTGATTGCACAAGTTCTTATATTTGGCGGGAATATCGAGGGATTGATCGATTTCTTCAGCTTCACTGTCTGGATTTTTTATGGCATGTCCATGTTTGCTCTTCTGCTCCTCAGAAAGACTAAACACGATATTGCTCGACCATACAAG GTACCTCTATTTGTACCCATTATCGTGCTCGTGGCGTCGGTGTATCTCGTTTTGGCGCCCATCATTGATAACCCCAAGATCGAGTACATCTACTCTATCCTATTTATGGTTGCTGGAGCGGTTCTCTATGTTCCATTTGTACTCTACAGAATACGTCTTCCTTTCCTCG GCAAAATCACGCAGAAGATTCAGCTCATAATGAAGTTGGTCCCACCGACCAGCATGCCAGACTGCTAA